The following are from one region of the Eubacterium sp. MSJ-33 genome:
- a CDS encoding glycoside hydrolase family 9 protein: protein MKKMWSRVTAVLVTLVMIMSCVTVPGIVSKAADNEYNYAKLLQYSLYFYDANMCGGDVTGTSLLNWRNNCHTYDRANYTRSDGSVVTVDLTGGFHDAGDHVKFGLPEAYAAFVLGMSYDTDKGAYTATGQTGHLKNITTHFADYLVKCAVLSRDGSRVEAFCCQVGQGGGGYDHGYWGAPEAQPNNNRPIYFTSAGAPSTDIVSLSAAALAMQYKNFGGANYLDTAKKLFAYAKNNNKAVNTTANGFYSSSSWEDDYCLAAIMLYKVTGDGQYLTEFNKYASNGNAQKPYWPLGWDNVGPAVAYYNGNSSALSTVMGISNGNSNNGYRCVDDWGSARYNTSMQYTGLLFDKMTSSQKYRGWAEGQMNYLLGNNSMNKCFVVGYNDKSAKYPHHRAASGYTGGPQGTTTQAHVLTGALVGGPKLNGSYTDSASDYVCNEVAIDYNATLVAAAAALYSGHTNETDTQYVDADYYVEGTATAWQKPATVYNGVDYSAVYDYEYYIAHNADVKAAFGNNSRAVLQHFINYGMKEGRRASENFNVYAYANRYGDLQNAFGTVLKSYYMHYIQFGKRENRTATGSDSKLNITNTNTGGQGTGNSNSSGNNSNNNTAPTVYNGVNYASVYDYNYYISNNPDVKNAFGNNKMAVLSHFVMYGMREGRQGCANFNVQGYAYRYADLRNAFGSNLRSYYMHYINYGKREGRNAAPATAMYGYKTVYNGVDYSAVYDYNYYVSHNPDIKRTFSVDDMAVLRHFITYGMKEGRQAKENFNVRNYKSRYVDLQKAFGNDLKAYYMHYIRYGKNEHRNAK, encoded by the coding sequence ATGAAAAAGATGTGGAGTAGGGTAACGGCTGTTCTGGTGACACTGGTTATGATAATGTCCTGTGTTACAGTGCCGGGAATTGTATCAAAGGCAGCAGACAATGAATATAATTATGCCAAACTTTTACAGTATTCATTGTACTTTTATGATGCTAATATGTGTGGTGGAGATGTGACAGGTACAAGTCTTCTGAATTGGAGAAATAATTGTCACACATATGACCGGGCAAACTACACCAGAAGTGATGGAAGTGTTGTTACAGTTGATCTGACTGGCGGTTTTCATGATGCTGGCGATCATGTGAAGTTTGGATTACCGGAAGCATATGCGGCATTTGTACTTGGCATGAGTTATGACACAGACAAGGGTGCATATACAGCGACAGGACAGACTGGACATCTGAAGAATATAACAACACATTTTGCGGATTATCTGGTGAAGTGTGCGGTATTAAGTCGTGATGGCAGCAGAGTTGAAGCGTTTTGCTGTCAGGTTGGACAAGGCGGTGGCGGATACGACCATGGATACTGGGGCGCTCCAGAGGCACAGCCCAATAATAACAGGCCGATTTATTTTACAAGTGCAGGGGCACCATCTACAGATATTGTCAGTCTGAGTGCAGCGGCGCTTGCGATGCAGTATAAGAATTTTGGTGGAGCGAATTATCTTGATACAGCAAAGAAACTTTTTGCATACGCAAAAAATAACAATAAGGCTGTTAATACGACAGCAAATGGTTTTTACAGCTCTTCTTCCTGGGAGGATGATTATTGTCTTGCAGCAATCATGCTCTACAAGGTAACTGGCGACGGACAGTACCTTACAGAGTTTAATAAGTATGCATCAAATGGAAATGCACAGAAACCATACTGGCCGCTTGGCTGGGATAACGTAGGACCGGCAGTAGCATATTACAATGGAAATTCATCCGCATTATCGACTGTCATGGGAATATCAAATGGTAACAGCAACAATGGTTATCGATGTGTGGATGACTGGGGTTCCGCACGGTATAACACGTCTATGCAATATACAGGGTTGTTATTTGATAAGATGACTTCATCACAGAAGTACAGGGGCTGGGCAGAAGGACAGATGAATTACCTGCTTGGCAACAACTCTATGAACAAATGCTTCGTGGTTGGTTATAATGATAAAAGTGCTAAATATCCGCATCACAGAGCAGCATCCGGCTACACGGGAGGACCGCAGGGAACAACGACACAGGCGCATGTTCTTACAGGTGCCCTGGTTGGCGGACCAAAACTGAATGGAAGCTATACAGATTCGGCAAGTGATTATGTGTGCAATGAAGTTGCAATTGACTATAATGCAACCCTGGTTGCGGCAGCGGCAGCTTTGTACAGTGGACATACGAACGAGACAGATACACAATACGTAGATGCAGATTATTATGTTGAAGGTACAGCAACTGCATGGCAGAAACCAGCAACAGTATATAATGGCGTAGATTATAGTGCTGTTTATGATTATGAATATTATATAGCACATAATGCGGATGTGAAGGCAGCGTTCGGGAATAATTCCAGAGCTGTGTTGCAGCATTTTATAAATTACGGCATGAAAGAGGGACGCCGTGCAAGCGAGAATTTCAATGTATATGCGTATGCAAATCGTTATGGGGATCTTCAAAATGCATTTGGCACAGTCTTGAAGAGCTATTATATGCATTATATTCAATTTGGGAAGAGGGAGAATAGAACCGCAACAGGTTCCGATTCAAAGCTTAACATAACGAATACAAATACCGGTGGACAGGGAACCGGAAACAGTAATAGCAGCGGTAATAATAGTAACAATAATACTGCGCCAACTGTTTATAATGGTGTTAACTATGCAAGCGTATATGATTATAATTATTATATATCGAATAATCCGGATGTTAAAAACGCGTTTGGAAATAATAAGATGGCTGTGTTAAGTCATTTTGTTATGTATGGTATGCGAGAAGGACGTCAGGGATGCGCAAACTTTAATGTGCAGGGGTATGCGTATCGTTATGCGGATCTGCGAAATGCTTTTGGCTCGAATCTCAGATCATACTATATGCATTATATAAACTATGGAAAGCGGGAGGGAAGAAATGCAGCTCCTGCCACTGCAATGTACGGCTATAAGACGGTATATAATGGCGTTGATTACAGTGCGGTATATGATTATAATTACTACGTGAGCCATAATCCGGATATAAAGAGAACGTTTAGTGTGGATGATATGGCTGTTTTGAGACACTTTATTACATATGGAATGAAAGAAGGCCGTCAGGCAAAAGAAAACTTTAATGTTAGGAACTATAAGAGTAGGTATGTAGATTTGCAGAAAGCGTTTGGTAATGATCTTAAAGCGTATTATATGCATTATATAAGATATGGTAAAAATGAACATAGAAACGCAAAATAA
- the rfbF gene encoding glucose-1-phosphate cytidylyltransferase yields MKVVILAGGFGTRISEESEYKPKPMIEIGGKPILWHIMKEYSYYGYNEFVICAGYKQHIIKEWFADYFLHTSDITFDFTQGNKMIVHNQHSEPWKVTVVDTGLNTMTGGRIKRVQPYIGNEPFMMTYGDGVCDVDINKLVEFHKQHGKTATLTSVLLEQAKGVLDIGGDNAVHSFREKSATDGAPINAGYMVLNPEIFDYIEGDDTVFEKTPLERLAAEGQLMSYSHTGFWQCMDTKREKDILEQLLAKDKAPWKKWED; encoded by the coding sequence GTGAAAGTTGTAATTTTAGCAGGAGGATTCGGTACACGTATCTCTGAAGAGTCTGAATACAAACCAAAGCCGATGATTGAAATAGGGGGCAAACCTATTTTGTGGCATATTATGAAGGAATATTCGTATTATGGATACAATGAATTTGTGATTTGTGCCGGGTACAAGCAGCACATTATTAAAGAATGGTTTGCTGATTATTTTCTGCATACATCGGATATTACATTTGATTTTACACAGGGGAATAAAATGATTGTTCATAATCAGCATTCAGAACCGTGGAAAGTGACAGTTGTGGATACGGGTTTGAATACTATGACCGGAGGTAGAATTAAGCGGGTTCAGCCGTATATAGGCAATGAACCATTTATGATGACTTATGGTGATGGTGTATGTGATGTGGATATCAATAAGTTGGTTGAATTTCACAAGCAGCATGGGAAGACCGCAACACTTACATCGGTTTTGCTGGAACAGGCGAAGGGTGTATTGGATATTGGCGGAGACAATGCAGTACATTCTTTCCGCGAGAAGAGCGCTACAGATGGTGCGCCAATCAATGCCGGGTACATGGTATTGAATCCGGAGATCTTCGATTATATCGAAGGGGATGATACCGTGTTTGAGAAAACACCTCTGGAGAGACTTGCAGCAGAAGGACAACTGATGTCGTATTCGCATACCGGTTTTTGGCAGTGTATGGATACAAAGCGGGAAAAAGATATATTGGAACAATTATTGGCAAAAGATAAAGCGCCGTGGAAAAAATGGGAGGACTAA
- a CDS encoding class I SAM-dependent methyltransferase: MEEYINKVKLNYDFYSGKDEYSDGDIEDKLLEIVKNIKDEEDLEEFLVNESEWTYLYHFSKIRHNILDWYKFEKKASLLEIGAGCGAITGLFCEKVDRVVAVDLSKKRSTINAYRNKEYDNLEIIVGNFEDIKISEKFDYISLIGVLEYSLYYIDSLNPFVDMLKKVKSMLKDDGKLFIAIENKYGLKYWAGATEDHTGGFFDGIQGYGDTKRVRTFSKDKLLELLNIAGFKNNEIYYPVPDYKMPLEIYSDKYLPTKGSIHDVTPAYDRDRYVLFDEPLVYDSLCEDGLFSQFANSFLTVSQ; this comes from the coding sequence ATGGAAGAATATATAAATAAAGTAAAATTAAACTATGATTTTTATAGCGGAAAAGACGAATATTCCGATGGAGATATTGAAGACAAGCTGTTGGAAATTGTAAAAAACATTAAAGACGAGGAAGATTTAGAAGAGTTTCTTGTTAATGAAAGCGAATGGACATATTTATATCATTTTTCAAAGATACGGCATAATATTCTTGATTGGTATAAATTTGAAAAAAAAGCATCTTTGTTGGAAATAGGTGCCGGATGTGGGGCGATAACCGGATTATTTTGTGAAAAGGTTGACCGGGTAGTTGCGGTTGATCTGTCAAAAAAACGTTCCACAATAAATGCATATCGAAACAAAGAATATGATAATCTTGAAATTATTGTGGGCAATTTTGAAGATATTAAAATATCTGAGAAATTTGATTATATTTCGCTTATTGGAGTTTTAGAATATTCGTTATATTATATTGATTCCCTAAATCCGTTTGTAGATATGTTAAAAAAGGTTAAATCGATGCTCAAGGATGATGGAAAACTGTTTATTGCGATTGAAAACAAATACGGTTTAAAGTATTGGGCAGGAGCAACGGAGGATCACACAGGAGGATTCTTTGATGGAATACAGGGATATGGAGACACGAAAAGAGTAAGAACATTTTCTAAAGATAAGCTTTTAGAATTGTTAAACATAGCTGGATTTAAGAATAATGAAATATATTATCCGGTGCCTGATTATAAGATGCCGCTGGAGATATATTCAGATAAGTATTTGCCCACAAAGGGATCTATACACGACGTTACGCCGGCGTATGACAGGGATCGTTATGTACTGTTTGATGAACCGCTTGTATATGATTCGTTGTGTGAAGATGGATTGTTTAGTCAATTCGCAAATTCCTTTTTAACAGTTAGTCAGTGA
- a CDS encoding ABC transporter ATP-binding protein: protein MSYSRMENTMLDYAISVKHVEKMYKLYDKPSDRFKEAMGFTKKKCYKEHYALNDVSFNVKTGETVGIIGTNGSGKSTMLKIITGVLNPTAGEVEVNGRVSALLELGAGFNMEYTGIENVYLNGTMIGFTKEEIDEKLDDILDFADIGDFVHQPVKTYSSGMFVRLAFAVAINIDPEILIVDEALSVGDVFFQSKCFKKFEEFKKMGKTILFVSHDLSSINKYCDRAILLNKGRKLAEDSPDKIIDLYKKVLVGQLDSNNKSGQKGSEIKQETSTWKENYVINPAYQEYGDRKVDIVDFAIVDDDNVYTSTIIKNTLFQIKIKIRANERINEPIVAFTIKDIKGTDITGTNTMYENTDIGPMEAGDEKIITFSQNNNLQGGQYLLSLGCTRYEGETFQVYHRLYNVCSISVISDKDTVGFYDMNSVVDVQ from the coding sequence ATGAGTTATAGTAGAATGGAGAATACAATGTTGGATTATGCAATTAGTGTAAAACATGTAGAAAAAATGTATAAATTGTATGATAAACCGTCAGATCGATTCAAGGAAGCCATGGGTTTTACGAAAAAAAAGTGTTACAAGGAACATTATGCATTGAATGATGTGAGTTTCAATGTTAAGACTGGTGAGACGGTAGGAATTATTGGCACGAACGGATCCGGAAAATCTACTATGCTCAAGATTATAACAGGTGTACTGAACCCAACAGCCGGCGAAGTGGAAGTGAATGGTCGAGTTTCAGCACTGCTGGAACTCGGAGCCGGCTTTAATATGGAGTATACAGGAATTGAAAATGTATATCTAAATGGAACAATGATTGGATTTACCAAAGAAGAAATAGATGAAAAACTTGATGATATACTTGATTTTGCAGATATTGGAGATTTTGTGCATCAGCCGGTTAAAACATACTCGAGTGGTATGTTTGTCAGGCTTGCGTTTGCTGTAGCAATCAATATTGATCCGGAGATTTTAATCGTGGATGAAGCTTTGTCGGTTGGAGATGTGTTTTTTCAGTCAAAGTGTTTTAAGAAATTCGAAGAATTTAAAAAAATGGGGAAAACCATTCTGTTCGTAAGTCATGATTTAAGCAGTATCAATAAATATTGTGACAGAGCTATATTACTTAATAAAGGTAGAAAATTAGCTGAAGACAGTCCCGATAAGATAATTGATTTGTATAAGAAGGTGTTGGTGGGGCAACTGGATTCAAATAATAAAAGCGGACAAAAAGGCTCTGAAATAAAACAGGAAACATCAACATGGAAGGAAAATTATGTCATAAATCCGGCATATCAGGAATATGGGGACAGAAAGGTTGATATAGTTGATTTTGCAATCGTGGATGATGATAATGTATATACAAGTACTATTATAAAAAACACTTTATTTCAGATAAAGATAAAGATAAGAGCAAATGAAAGAATTAATGAACCAATAGTGGCGTTTACTATAAAGGATATAAAGGGAACGGATATAACAGGAACGAACACCATGTATGAGAATACAGATATAGGTCCCATGGAAGCCGGAGATGAAAAGATTATCACCTTTTCACAGAATAATAATCTTCAAGGTGGACAATACCTATTGTCTTTGGGATGCACAAGATATGAAGGTGAAACATTTCAAGTGTATCACAGATTGTATAATGTTTGCAGCATATCGGTTATATCAGATAAGGATACGGTAGGATTTTATGACATGAATTCTGTCGTAGATGTTCAATAA
- a CDS encoding glycosyltransferase family 2 protein produces MSKVIYTKFNSTRKTEFQLKTSIVDGDDGRYVVKSPLNKKAQKHLDNIGVNYNRLKDYYKDIKPVPYEACEEGIAFPFVEGKTFMSDIDFENDDINIIKEKIANDLKEILNINQIYEKNFEITSEFKSIFPGCNPKEEKAYSRANVDSTLSNFIRTDDAIWCIDYEWIFDFDIPVKYIVYRCLFYLYMEHIDELKKKIELNDFLSGFEIGDLELYEKMETCFQEYVHGEKRRYIYTKNYLKRMDSFEYLLNKERETVELTKEIGLKENHIVNLEKKITELTKEIELKENHITNIEEQNSQLKTIVERCNYDIEIKDRHIGKLHRMIKNPLYAAYVAGNKIKERVEDKTGKHVQNEKIRAEYKEKYKSVIEAPNDDYDMLIKKRESQESYDEKFDYNPKISVIVPVYNVLDKHLIPCIESVVGQKYTNWELCLADDCSTWDSVRETLHRYENNEKIKIVYRKENGHISLCSNSALEVATGEYIAFLDCDDVLRPNALYEMVKVLNKDPNLDFIYSDEDKIYDDGGTRHMPHFKPDWSPDTMMSHMYTCHFGLYRKSIADEIGGLRQGFEGAQDYDFVLRFTEKTKKIAHIAKILYHWRERAESTSGNADAKPYVIEAARKSKEEALERRGLVAELEYVDIMHQFLVNYKCTTNPKISIIIPSKDNYKILERCVKTLVDLTSYQNYEIIIVDNGSNDENKGKYAELCKKNSAKYIYEKMEFNFSKMCNRGVENASGEYYLFLNDDIEIISNEWLERMLGQAMLPHSGAVGAKLLYPNSTKIQHDGIINIENGPCHAFLGYDDKNIYYFGRNRLTYNYVAVTAACLLIRADKFNQIGGFDEDLRVAYNDVDLCFKLVEAGYYNTVRNDVILYHHESLSRGDDTANKEKMERLMREQARLYEKHKKLAKYDPFYNINLTQNAIDFSLNRSNSEVLCNEVKKSMKEYKLSGSIIGNIDDVIAGEYIMLKGWFINSDSNKNNEATRRLILENNTGAYVISTTPEYRNDVGDAMSERPDVDFCGFVCNIKKEHINKGMYNVYFVWNNQKWFSGTQIRV; encoded by the coding sequence ATGAGTAAAGTAATATATACCAAATTTAATTCTACAAGAAAAACAGAGTTTCAATTAAAGACCAGTATTGTTGATGGAGATGATGGCAGATATGTCGTTAAAAGTCCGTTGAATAAGAAAGCTCAAAAACATCTGGATAATATTGGTGTGAATTATAATCGGTTAAAAGATTACTATAAGGACATAAAGCCTGTTCCGTATGAAGCTTGCGAAGAAGGAATTGCGTTCCCTTTTGTTGAAGGGAAGACATTTATGTCTGATATTGACTTTGAAAACGATGATATTAATATTATAAAAGAAAAAATAGCAAATGACTTAAAAGAAATATTAAATATAAATCAGATTTATGAAAAGAACTTTGAAATTACAAGTGAATTTAAAAGCATATTTCCGGGATGCAATCCCAAAGAAGAAAAAGCTTATAGCCGTGCTAATGTAGATTCTACTTTGAGCAATTTTATCCGAACAGATGATGCTATATGGTGTATAGATTATGAATGGATATTTGACTTTGATATTCCTGTAAAATATATAGTATATCGATGCCTGTTTTATCTGTATATGGAGCATATTGATGAGTTGAAAAAGAAAATTGAATTAAATGATTTTCTTTCCGGCTTTGAAATCGGAGATTTGGAATTGTATGAAAAAATGGAAACATGTTTTCAAGAGTATGTGCATGGTGAAAAGAGAAGATATATATATACAAAAAATTATCTCAAAAGAATGGATTCGTTTGAATATCTTTTAAACAAAGAAAGAGAGACAGTAGAATTAACAAAGGAGATAGGATTAAAGGAGAATCATATAGTTAATTTGGAAAAGAAAATAACCGAATTAACGAAAGAGATAGAGTTAAAGGAAAATCATATAACTAATATTGAAGAACAAAATTCACAATTAAAAACGATTGTCGAACGTTGCAATTACGATATTGAAATAAAGGACAGGCATATAGGCAAGTTACATCGGATGATCAAAAACCCTTTATATGCAGCATATGTTGCAGGGAATAAGATAAAGGAAAGAGTGGAAGACAAGACCGGTAAACACGTGCAAAATGAGAAGATACGTGCGGAATATAAGGAAAAATACAAGTCTGTTATAGAAGCGCCGAATGATGATTATGATATGTTGATAAAAAAACGGGAATCACAGGAAAGCTATGATGAAAAATTCGATTATAATCCAAAGATTTCTGTTATCGTTCCGGTTTATAATGTATTGGACAAGCACCTTATTCCATGCATCGAATCAGTTGTTGGACAGAAATATACGAATTGGGAGTTGTGCCTGGCAGATGATTGTTCAACATGGGATAGTGTAAGGGAGACCTTACATAGATATGAAAACAATGAGAAAATAAAAATTGTATATAGAAAGGAAAACGGACATATTTCTTTGTGTTCAAACTCCGCATTAGAGGTCGCGACGGGAGAGTATATTGCCTTTTTGGACTGTGATGATGTATTACGACCAAATGCATTATACGAGATGGTGAAGGTCTTAAATAAGGATCCGAATCTGGACTTCATATATAGTGATGAAGATAAAATATATGATGATGGCGGTACGAGACATATGCCACATTTTAAACCGGATTGGTCTCCGGATACAATGATGTCTCACATGTACACATGCCATTTCGGGTTGTACAGAAAATCTATTGCGGATGAAATAGGCGGACTGAGACAAGGATTCGAAGGTGCGCAGGATTATGATTTTGTACTTAGATTTACCGAAAAGACAAAAAAAATAGCGCATATCGCCAAGATTTTATATCATTGGAGAGAACGAGCAGAATCAACATCAGGAAACGCTGATGCTAAACCGTATGTGATCGAAGCGGCAAGAAAGAGTAAGGAGGAAGCTCTTGAAAGAAGGGGGCTTGTAGCAGAACTTGAGTATGTAGATATAATGCATCAATTTCTTGTTAATTATAAATGTACAACGAATCCTAAAATAAGCATTATTATTCCTTCTAAGGACAATTATAAAATATTGGAACGATGTGTTAAAACATTAGTAGATTTAACATCTTATCAGAATTATGAGATTATAATTGTTGATAATGGAAGTAATGATGAAAACAAAGGTAAATATGCAGAATTGTGCAAAAAGAATAGTGCAAAATACATCTATGAAAAAATGGAATTTAATTTTTCTAAGATGTGCAATCGGGGTGTAGAAAATGCTTCGGGAGAGTACTATTTATTCCTGAATGATGACATAGAAATAATTAGTAATGAATGGCTTGAAAGAATGCTTGGACAAGCGATGCTGCCACATTCCGGTGCAGTCGGTGCAAAGCTTTTATATCCAAACTCAACGAAAATTCAGCATGATGGCATTATTAATATTGAGAACGGTCCTTGTCATGCATTTCTAGGGTATGATGATAAAAATATATATTATTTTGGAAGAAATAGACTTACTTATAATTATGTAGCTGTTACGGCGGCGTGTCTTCTGATTCGTGCAGATAAATTTAATCAGATTGGTGGATTTGATGAGGATTTACGAGTAGCTTATAATGATGTTGATCTATGTTTTAAACTGGTAGAAGCCGGATATTACAACACTGTTAGAAATGATGTTATTTTGTATCATCATGAATCTTTGAGTAGAGGAGACGATACCGCGAATAAAGAGAAGATGGAACGGCTCATGCGGGAACAGGCGAGACTGTATGAAAAACACAAAAAATTAGCAAAATATGATCCGTTTTATAATATCAATCTTACACAGAATGCAATAGATTTTTCTTTAAACAGGTCCAATAGCGAAGTGTTGTGTAATGAAGTCAAAAAAAGTATGAAGGAATATAAATTGTCCGGATCAATTATAGGAAATATTGATGATGTTATAGCGGGAGAATATATTATGCTAAAAGGATGGTTTATTAATTCGGACAGTAATAAAAACAATGAAGCAACGCGTAGACTGATCCTTGAAAATAATACAGGTGCATATGTTATTTCGACTACACCGGAGTATAGAAATGATGTAGGGGATGCTATGTCCGAAAGACCGGATGTTGACTTTTGTGGATTTGTGTGCAATATAAAAAAGGAACACATCAACAAAGGTATGTACAATGTATATTTCGTGTGGAATAATCAAAAATGGTTTTCGGGAACACAGATAAGGGTGTAG